The following DNA comes from bacterium.
CTTTGTCCACAAAAATATGCTGAGTGCCAGAAAGATAGTAACCAGAGCTTTTTACTTGATCAAACGTGCAGATGTGTTCGCCTACATACGCGTCAAGACCCGTTTCTTCTTTAATTTCGCGCGAAAGTGCGTCCTCAAGCCGTTCGTTTCTCTTAACCTTGCCTCCTACAATAGAGTACCGACCTCCCCATTTATGAGTTTTAACAAGCAGAACTTCCCGTTCGGCCTTCGGCCCTGCGGGTACGTATTCGATAATACCGCCTACTGCCACGACGGACCCCGGCACCATAAGACTTCCCCATAATGCATGAATGGCTTTTTCATTCTGCCGAATCCTCGGCGCAGGAAGCATGTCTCGGCGCTGAATAAACTCGATGAGTTTTTCCGGTTCCCAAACGGCATTTTTATGCACGTACGCCGGATGGTCGAAAAGTTTTTCCATAAAAAAACACCTGGTATTGGAAACTTGAGCGACGCCCAGTTCATACGAGACGCTTTTTCCAATATATCCATCTGGGTTTACAAAATAGCTGAATCCGTTCTCCCCAAGCCGTTTCAGGTTGTGAAGGTAGAGAAGCTCCACTATTCTGGGATCTATCTCCCTCTCACCGTCAAGCATCGCAAAACCATCCTTCACGGAAACAATATCGGATATTCTCGGTGCCAATACTTCAATTCCGGCATCAGTAAAGATCCGATATATCCGCCGCATCTCGTCAAAATGCTTCCGAAAACTCCCATGAAGCACGCAACGAAAATTTGATCTTGTTTTCCAATTACCGGCCATGGTTTTCGTGCATAAATATTATATCTCACCCCAGCGGGAACGAATGTAGGCATGGGCCTCGCTGAAGTTGAGAGACGAGGTGGTGTTTCCCGTGCGGATGAAAAATTCTTCTCTATTATCTAGCGCAAGATACGCGGGTTTGGTAGAGGGCAAAACGCGCACGATGCAGATATCTTTTCCGTCCTTTTCATGAAAATGCAAATGCGCGAATCGGCGAAATTCAGACCCGATCATGCTTCGGAACACCTGGGTAAAATGGTTCTCGAATCCGTCGGAGTCTTTGCGCTGGATAGTTTCATAATCGTTCCCGAGCCCCAGAATTTCTCCACCGTCCTCAACGCCGATGACCAGGTGGCCTCCATCCGAATTCAAAAACGCGGCAATGGTCTTCATGACCGATTTTTCCAGTTCTCGGTTCACCCTCAAAAGCCTCCTATCCCACCGAAGCGACGCTTTAAATTCAATTCCCTCATGCTCTTTCGCGCGAAGGACTTCTTCAATGTCCAAGCTGTCCTTGCTTGATGGCGCGTCGCGTTTTACCTGCCGCGCAAAATCGGTGATAATGCCGGCATACTTTTTTGGTTGCGGAAGATCTTTCAATTCCGCCGTGGCAGTGGGACTTTCAAGCTGTAGCTTCACGGTTCCGTACTGAAAGAAACTTCCCATAAATCCAAGGCGAAAACGAATGGAAGAGACGCGGGAGAGCGGAACACGGGTTTGGCGGCGTAATAACGTCCCGTGCTCATGCAATATCTCGTGCGTGTCAATACGATATGATTCACTGTACCATCGCAAAAAAACATAGACCGTCACGAATACCTCAAACAGCGTTACTGCCGCCATAAACACCGCATCGTACTGGATGGGAAGTAATGTGCGGTATACATATTCATTATAAAGCTCTTTATAAAACGCGACGGGACGGGCAGCCAAAAAAAGCGCGAGCGCCCCAAGCTCCGTTGCAATGATGGTTTTTACAAACACCGCCGGGCTTCTGCGGATACTATGCGATTGCGCGCGATAGTGTGGCATAGAAATGCGGGATTGACGCAGGAGGTTTGGTTTGCTACGTTCAACTTAAGAAAATAAGGGTTGGAGAGGAGAAAACTTTGAAAATATTTGTGTGGTTTTTCGGCTGGTATGGTGCGGCTGCAATCCTGGGCACATACGGGCTTGCAAGCTTCTCGGTCATTACGTCCACAAGTTTTTGGTATCAATTCTTCAATTTTACCGGTGCGATTGGGATAGCGATAGTTTCTTTTACCAAGAAAGCTTATCAGCCCGCCGCACTCAATACCGCTTGGGCTGTCGTCGCAGCGATTGCACTCACAAAACTGCTCTTTTGGTCCTGATGTTGCATGCCTCTCCCTAAACCGGAGAGGATTTTTTCTTTCTCGCGCGCCATGCGGATACTTGACAAAAACTTATAATTTGTGTTAGCATCCATTCAAAAAGGAGACGGTCAATGGAATACGAAGTGAAAGAGATCGGTGGCAAGAAAGCAATTGTCTGGGATACGCTGAAACACCGGAGAACCCCGACGCCCAAAGAAGTTGCAGAAGCTTTTCGGAAAGAGTTTCCGAATACCCCCCTACAAAGCATGCGCCTTGGCGAAGGCGACGGATACGGATTCCTATATCTGAGATGCCTTAGTTCCACGTAACCGTCTTGTCGAGGCAAACCATTGGTTTGCCTTATTTTATTATTCTCGCGCTCCGTAACATTTTTAATACTTACTCCACCACTGCCTTAACTCTGCGAATACCCGCAGCAATAGCTTCTTCTTTTATAATTTTGAATTTGCCGATGACGCCCGTATGCTCTACGTGCGGACCGCCGCAAAATTCTCGGCTTATCACTTCCTCGGTTTTGGAGTCGTGCACCGTATACACCGAAACGGTCTGGCCGTATTTTTCTCCGAATGCACCGATGGCATTAAGCCCCCGCGCCTCCTCCAGAGGCATAATTTCTTTTTTCACTGCAAGATCTCGCAAAATCCATCCGTTAACCAATTCTTCAACTTTTTTAATTTGCTCCGGTGTCATCTTCTCCTGATGAGTAAAATCGAACCGCGTGCGTTCGGCGTTGATATGGCTGCCCCTCTGCCATACGTGCTCACCGAGCACCCTCCGCAGAGCCTTGTTCATTAAATGCGTTGCGGTATGTAAACGTACAACTTTTTCGGAGTGGTCTGCAAGCCCTCCCTTGAATATGCCTGCGGATGACGTGCGTGATAAATCTTGATGTTTTTTGAATTCGGCTTTAAATTCTTCTTTGTTTATTTTTTGCCCGTTTGCTTCCGCAAGTTCTCGCGTCAACTCCCACGGAAACCCGTAAGTCTGGTAAAGATCAAAGGCGGTTTTTCCATCAATAAATTTCTTTTTCAAGAATTCTTTAAGTCCTTTTTCCAGAGTATCGCCAAATTTTTTCTGTTCCGCGCTAATTATTTGAGTAATATGGGGGGCATTCATCCAAATCTCGGGATAAACATCCTTGTAAATTTTTGCGACAGCGACAATCACAGCGCCAACCCAAACATCCTGCAAATCAAGACTCGCTTGACGAGCATAGACTGCTGCCTGCCTTAGAATCCTTCTAACTACATAACCCCGGTCCTTATTCGAGGGCTCCACGCCGTCTGAAATCATAAAACAAGCTGTTTTTATATGATCGGCGATGATGCGCGCTTTTTTATCTTTTCCGTCTACTCGGAGGGCATCGAAAATCGGCGTGAATAGATCGGTCTCATACACCGATTTCTTGCCATTCAGCGCTGTAAGCGTCCGCTCAAGTCCCATGCCCGTATCCACATTCGGTTTCGAAAGCAATTCGAATTTCCCTTCTGCGGTTTTGTTGTACTGCATAAATACATCATTCCAAATCTCAACCCAACGCTTATCGCTATGCGTTTCCTGGAACGGTCTTTGTAGGACCGGGTCATTCGGATCACCAACCCAATAGAACATTTCGGTATCGGGACCGCATGGACCGGTGATGCCCGCAGGACCCCACCAATTATCTTCCTTGCCTAAAAACGCGATGCGCTCTTTTGAAACACCGCACGACATCCAAAGCTCGGCAGATTCATCGTCGCGCAACGCATCCGCGTCTCCCGAAAAACAACTGAAAGCCAGGCGCTTAGCAGGAAGCCTAAGCCATTTTGAATCGGTCAAAAATTCCCATGACCACCTGATGGCATCTTCTTTGAAGTAATCTCCGAGCGACCAGTTCCCCAGCATTTCAAAAAACGTCAGGTGCGTGTCATCACCAACCTCGTCAATATCTCCGGTTCGGATGCATTTTTGTACGCCCACCAATCTATTTCCTGCCGGATGTTTCTCGCCGAGCAAATACGGCACCAAGGGATGCATGCCCGCGGTGGTGAAAAGCACCGTCGGGTCGTTGGCAGGAACCAATGGCGCGGAAGGAATCTCCGCGTGTCCTTTTGACTTAAAAAAATCAATATATTTTTTGCGCAATTCATCGGAAGTCATATTCGAAATAGTAGCAAAAATAGGGTAAAAGAAAAAGAGGGCTTGGTGTTGCCCTCATCGTTGTGGTAGAGCGGATCTGGCGAACATGTCGTCCAAGAACTCACGATAGCGGTTTGTCCAGAAAAGATTGCTGATGTGGCCCTGAATGCCGTAAATCGCAAGTGCCCGGAATTCTGCATCTTCTGGAGAAATGCCCAATCGCACGAACGCATCCCGGTCGCGCACAATGGACTCGGGAAATACGTGCGTCAGGTTTCGGCTCTCCGCATAACTCCACTCCTCCTGCAACGCCGCCAGATGCGTCGCAAGAAGCAGGCGAAAGCAATCTTCGGTGGGCGGGACTGCGGAGGCGCATGACATATACGTGTCGTAGTTCTTTCCCGGTTCAAGAAGCATCGCAAGCGTCGCCTCGCGCACAAAAAGCAGTCGCGCGACGTCTCGTTTGGCGGTCGAGGTCGCATCCTGGTTCCGAACACGGATAAAAGTCCGGTCAATTTGGAAAATGATCTTTTTCTTCTCGGCATCAAAGTATGTCACAAAAACAAAGGGCGACTTATCCGCAAACGCTATCACAATCCGTGGATGTTGCTTTTTGTTGGTCAGGACATCGAATATCCACTCAACCGACTCAACGCCGCTATAGCGTTCAAGAAGCGGGCTTAGATCCTGTGCATCGTCGTATGCTTCTTTATTCTCTCCAGCCTCCTCTTTGGACTCCAGAGATACTTTTTGCTGTTGCATCGGCGCCCCGCTCTTCGGTCTCGAAAAAGGCGCCGCTACGCTCCCGAAAGCAAAAAACGAAAGAAGCGTCACGATAAAGAGAATTTTTAACACAAAGGTCCTGGACGCAAGGCTTATCATGACAACACCTCCAGTTTGTTAACGAACAGATTCCGCAAAAATCTCAAGACTCATTGCGGGAAAGTAAATCGTATCACATTCTCACAATTCACGCAATCCTCTTCAAAATATTCTTGAGAATGTTGGAGCGACTTTCTCTTATAATATATATCCGTTCGGCGTTGTCCCCAGTTATTCATAGAAGTACGCCGTCGTATATGTTATACTGTCTCTATGAGGATACTGGGTTTAAAAGAGTTAAAAACGGTGCTCAGTGTTACCGGGGAGTGCCGACGGTATGGCTTGCGCTTGCGCGAGTGTCCATCGTTCCTGTTTTTGCTGATGGGATTCATTACGATCTCCGCGATGATCGCGACCTATATTATCGCCGCAAGACTTACCGATCCTGAAATCGTGGCATTAATCGTCTCGATGATAACCGCCATCATCTTTTCCATCGGGAACATGATTGTGTCCAGTTTCGAGCGCATCGCCCAGGCAAGCCGCATGAAAACGGAGTTTATTTCCATCGCGTCTCATCAGCTTCGCACGCCGCTCTCTTCGCTGAAGTGGTCGCTCAATCTTCTCACCGGTCCGAACCTCGGAGCCGTCACCGAAAAGCAGCTAGACTATCTCACCATCATCAAAGAGTCCAATGAGCGCATGATCCGCCTGGTGAACGATCTTCTTGAGGTTTCCCGGATAGAACAGGGACGCATTATCTTAAACCCTCAAGAGTTCGCGCTAGAAGACCTCGTACAGACCGTTATCAACGAGCTTAGCGGATTTGCAAATTCCAATAACGTGAAAATCTTCTATCATAAGGAGACGGGACTTCCCAAGGTCTACGCCGATCCGCAAAAAATAGGTTTTGTATCCCAGAATCTTATTGACAATGCCATCAAGTACACCAAAGGGCGAGGAAATGTAGAAGTCCGCATCGAGCGCATGGGACGCGACAAATTGCGCGTCACGGTGCAGGACGAGGGTATTGGAATTCCCAAAAGCCAGCAGGCAAAGGTATTTCAAAAGTTCTTTAGAAGTGATAATGTATTGAAGTACCAGACGGAAGGATCCGGCCTCGGACTCTTTATTGCAAAAGCTATTGTTGAAGCCGTGAACGGCGAGGTTGGATTCTCAAGCACCGAGGGCAAGGGCAGCATGTTTTGGTTTTCCATTCCCGTGGTTAAAAGCCCCGCACGACAAGTGGGCATCGGGAAAGAGCAATCCGTAATAACATAAAAGCTTTTCAGCTTTTTGAGAAAATCTTAGAAAGCTGGAGCCCGCAAATATGGCTAAAATTCTTGTTGTTGAAGACGAACCATCTTTGCAAAAAGCCATGGTTGACGTGCTGAATATCAATGGCTTCCAGGCTATCGGCGCGAGCAATGGAGAGCAGGGACTTGCGCTTACCAAGAGCGAGAAGCCCGATTTGGTACTACTCGACATCATTCTTCCTAAAATGAACGGCTTTGACGTTTTGAAAGCCATTAAGGGCGAGGAGGAGACAAAGCATATTCCCGTCATCATTCTCACAAACCTAGAAGGCTCGACGGATATTGAGCAGGCCCTTTCTTTGGGAGCCATGACGTATCTGGTGAAAACCAATTACGAACTCGATGATATCGTAAAGCGCGCGAAGGACGCGCTGGCCAAAAGCGCCAAGGTATAAAAAAGAATGAAGCGCACCCTTGTTGTACCTCCGCAGAACACAGGAGAGCGGTTGGATATATATCTCAAGAAGAACTTGCCCGACGAGAGCCGGGCTTTTTTGCAACGACAAATCTTCGATGGAAAAATTCTCTTGAACGGAAGGCGAGCAAGGCCGCGCACAAAACTTGTCGCAGGAGATACCCTGACGGCTGAAATACAAAGGCCGCCATCGGAGCTTGCTCCAAGTTTGTCGCCTGTCATACCGGTGATTTTTGAAAATGCCGAACTCTTAGTTATTAATAAGCCGTCCGGCATTACCGTACATCCCGCACACTTTCCC
Coding sequences within:
- a CDS encoding NUDIX domain-containing protein, encoding MAGNWKTRSNFRCVLHGSFRKHFDEMRRIYRIFTDAGIEVLAPRISDIVSVKDGFAMLDGEREIDPRIVELLYLHNLKRLGENGFSYFVNPDGYIGKSVSYELGVAQVSNTRCFFMEKLFDHPAYVHKNAVWEPEKLIEFIQRRDMLPAPRIRQNEKAIHALWGSLMVPGSVVAVGGIIEYVPAGPKAEREVLLVKTHKWGGRYSIVGGKVKRNERLEDALSREIKEETGLDAYVGEHICTFDQVKSSGYYLSGTQHIFVDKVARVQSKRVQLNDEAEDFVWMKPQEVLRDLPIEPNARHTLELYAKNLGAKRR
- a CDS encoding alanine--tRNA ligase produces the protein MTSDELRKKYIDFFKSKGHAEIPSAPLVPANDPTVLFTTAGMHPLVPYLLGEKHPAGNRLVGVQKCIRTGDIDEVGDDTHLTFFEMLGNWSLGDYFKEDAIRWSWEFLTDSKWLRLPAKRLAFSCFSGDADALRDDESAELWMSCGVSKERIAFLGKEDNWWGPAGITGPCGPDTEMFYWVGDPNDPVLQRPFQETHSDKRWVEIWNDVFMQYNKTAEGKFELLSKPNVDTGMGLERTLTALNGKKSVYETDLFTPIFDALRVDGKDKKARIIADHIKTACFMISDGVEPSNKDRGYVVRRILRQAAVYARQASLDLQDVWVGAVIVAVAKIYKDVYPEIWMNAPHITQIISAEQKKFGDTLEKGLKEFLKKKFIDGKTAFDLYQTYGFPWELTRELAEANGQKINKEEFKAEFKKHQDLSRTSSAGIFKGGLADHSEKVVRLHTATHLMNKALRRVLGEHVWQRGSHINAERTRFDFTHQEKMTPEQIKKVEELVNGWILRDLAVKKEIMPLEEARGLNAIGAFGEKYGQTVSVYTVHDSKTEEVISREFCGGPHVEHTGVIGKFKIIKEEAIAAGIRRVKAVVE
- a CDS encoding HAMP domain-containing sensor histidine kinase: MRILGLKELKTVLSVTGECRRYGLRLRECPSFLFLLMGFITISAMIATYIIAARLTDPEIVALIVSMITAIIFSIGNMIVSSFERIAQASRMKTEFISIASHQLRTPLSSLKWSLNLLTGPNLGAVTEKQLDYLTIIKESNERMIRLVNDLLEVSRIEQGRIILNPQEFALEDLVQTVINELSGFANSNNVKIFYHKETGLPKVYADPQKIGFVSQNLIDNAIKYTKGRGNVEVRIERMGRDKLRVTVQDEGIGIPKSQQAKVFQKFFRSDNVLKYQTEGSGLGLFIAKAIVEAVNGEVGFSSTEGKGSMFWFSIPVVKSPARQVGIGKEQSVIT
- a CDS encoding response regulator encodes the protein MAKILVVEDEPSLQKAMVDVLNINGFQAIGASNGEQGLALTKSEKPDLVLLDIILPKMNGFDVLKAIKGEEETKHIPVIILTNLEGSTDIEQALSLGAMTYLVKTNYELDDIVKRAKDALAKSAKV
- a CDS encoding putative DNA binding domain-containing protein, with the translated sequence MPHYRAQSHSIRRSPAVFVKTIIATELGALALFLAARPVAFYKELYNEYVYRTLLPIQYDAVFMAAVTLFEVFVTVYVFLRWYSESYRIDTHEILHEHGTLLRRQTRVPLSRVSSIRFRLGFMGSFFQYGTVKLQLESPTATAELKDLPQPKKYAGIITDFARQVKRDAPSSKDSLDIEEVLRAKEHEGIEFKASLRWDRRLLRVNRELEKSVMKTIAAFLNSDGGHLVIGVEDGGEILGLGNDYETIQRKDSDGFENHFTQVFRSMIGSEFRRFAHLHFHEKDGKDICIVRVLPSTKPAYLALDNREEFFIRTGNTTSSLNFSEAHAYIRSRWGEI